A single window of Flavobacterium sp. 140616W15 DNA harbors:
- the pfkA gene encoding 6-phosphofructokinase, with translation MPKTIKKVGVLTSGGDSPGMNAAIRSVVRTCAYHNIECIGIYRGYQGMIEGDFKEMGPRSVNNIVNKGGTILKSARSLEFKTPEGRKKAHENLVKAGIDAFVVIGGDGSFTGGLLFNSEYNFPIMGIPGTIDNDIFGTSHTLGYDTALNTVVDCIDKIRDTASSHNRLFFVEVMGRDAGHIALNAGIGAGAEEILIPEEDLGLDRLLESLQKSKASGKSSSIVVIAEGDKIGKNVFELKDYVEANLPEYDVRVSVLGHMQRGGSPSCFDRVLASRLGVKAVESLLEGKSNYMVGLQNDKVSLTPLEQAIKGKSEIDRELLRVSEIMST, from the coding sequence ATGCCAAAAACAATAAAAAAAGTTGGTGTTCTTACATCAGGAGGAGATTCACCAGGAATGAATGCAGCTATTCGATCAGTAGTTCGAACTTGTGCATATCATAACATCGAATGTATCGGAATTTATAGAGGCTACCAAGGAATGATTGAAGGGGACTTCAAAGAGATGGGACCTCGAAGTGTAAATAATATTGTAAATAAAGGAGGAACGATTTTAAAATCGGCTCGCTCATTGGAATTTAAAACTCCAGAAGGAAGAAAAAAAGCACATGAGAATCTTGTAAAAGCAGGAATCGATGCTTTTGTTGTAATAGGGGGTGACGGAAGTTTTACCGGAGGTTTGCTATTCAACTCAGAATATAATTTCCCAATAATGGGAATCCCAGGAACTATAGATAATGATATTTTTGGTACGAGTCACACTTTAGGGTATGATACGGCTTTAAATACAGTTGTAGATTGTATAGATAAAATACGTGATACGGCAAGTTCACATAATCGTCTGTTTTTTGTAGAGGTTATGGGAAGAGATGCTGGACATATAGCTCTTAACGCTGGAATTGGAGCAGGAGCAGAAGAGATTCTTATTCCTGAAGAAGATTTAGGGTTAGATAGATTACTAGAATCACTTCAAAAAAGTAAGGCTTCAGGAAAATCATCAAGTATTGTTGTAATTGCTGAGGGAGATAAAATTGGTAAAAACGTATTTGAATTAAAAGATTACGTTGAAGCTAATTTACCAGAATATGATGTTAGGGTTTCTGTATTAGGACATATGCAAAGAGGAGGCTCACCTTCATGTTTTGACCGTGTTCTAGCAAGTAGATTAGGTGTAAAAGCTGTAGAATCTTTGCTTGAAGGAAAATCAAATTATATGGTTGGATTGCAAAATGATAAAGTATCATTAACACCTTTGGAGCAAGCTATTAAAGGTAAATCAGAAATAGATAGAGAATTGCTACGCGTTTCTGAGATCATGTCAACATAA
- a CDS encoding N-acetylglucosamine kinase, whose translation MKLIVDSGSTKADWIAIDDNGKILFTTQTLGLNPEILNGDEIVSRLNDRFDILQNKNTATHLFFYGAGCGTDRMKIALSQIFQEYFVNAIVDVHEDTYAAVYATTPKGEKAIVSILGTGSNCSYFDGKQLYQKVQSLGYIAMDDCSGNVFGKELIRKYYFNKMPQDLAVEFAKEYNMDPDFIKNKLYKEPNPNAYLATFAKFLIKHKDSEFCRKIIFKGMKSFVKNYIRQFDNCKEVPVHFVGSIAYYLKDELQETFDKYELQLGNVLRRPIDGLIAYHISNK comes from the coding sequence ATGAAATTAATAGTTGATAGTGGCTCTACTAAAGCAGATTGGATAGCAATTGATGATAATGGCAAGATATTATTCACAACACAAACCTTAGGATTAAATCCTGAAATTCTTAATGGGGATGAAATCGTAAGTCGATTAAATGACCGTTTTGATATATTACAAAATAAAAATACAGCTACACATTTATTCTTTTACGGAGCAGGTTGTGGCACAGATAGAATGAAAATTGCTCTATCACAAATTTTTCAAGAATATTTCGTTAACGCAATTGTTGATGTTCATGAAGATACTTATGCAGCAGTATATGCAACTACTCCAAAAGGAGAGAAAGCTATTGTTAGTATCTTAGGAACTGGGTCAAATTGTAGTTACTTTGATGGTAAACAATTATATCAAAAAGTACAATCATTAGGCTATATCGCAATGGATGATTGTAGTGGTAATGTTTTTGGAAAAGAATTAATCAGAAAATATTATTTTAATAAAATGCCTCAGGATTTAGCAGTTGAATTTGCAAAAGAATACAACATGGATCCAGATTTTATTAAAAACAAATTATATAAAGAACCAAATCCAAATGCATATTTGGCTACTTTTGCTAAGTTTTTAATCAAGCACAAAGATTCTGAGTTTTGCAGAAAAATCATCTTTAAAGGGATGAAATCATTTGTTAAGAATTACATCAGACAATTTGATAATTGTAAAGAAGTTCCAGTTCATTTTGTAGGTTCAATTGCTTACTATTTAAAAGATGAATTACAAGAGACTTTTGATAAATACGAATTGCAATTAGGTAATGTTTTAAGACGTCCAATCGATGGACTTATCGCATATCATATTTCTAATAAATAA
- the gap gene encoding type I glyceraldehyde-3-phosphate dehydrogenase, protein MSKVKLGINGFGRIGRIVFRESFNRDNVEVVAINDLLDVDHLAYLLKYDSVHGRFNGTVEVKEGKLFVNGNHIRVTAEREPANLKWNEVNVDVVAECTGFFTTIETANAHITGGAKKVIISAPSADAPMFVMGVNHETAKATDTVVSNASCTTNCLAPLAKVIHDNFEIVEALMTTVHATTSTQMTTDGPSRKDWRGGRAANLNIIPSSTGAAKAVGKVIPSLNGKLTGMSMRVPTADVSVVDLTVKVAKETSYEEIMAVLKKASETTMKGILGYTEDLVVSQDFISDPRTSIVDAHAGIGLNSTFFKLVSWYDNEYGYSSKLIDLSVHIAGLK, encoded by the coding sequence ATGTCAAAAGTAAAATTAGGAATAAACGGATTTGGAAGAATTGGAAGAATCGTTTTCAGAGAGTCTTTCAATAGAGATAATGTAGAGGTAGTAGCAATCAATGATTTGCTTGATGTAGATCATTTAGCCTATTTATTAAAATATGATTCAGTTCACGGTCGTTTTAACGGTACTGTAGAAGTAAAAGAAGGAAAACTTTTTGTAAACGGAAATCATATTCGTGTAACTGCAGAAAGAGAACCAGCTAACCTTAAATGGAATGAAGTAAATGTAGATGTTGTTGCTGAATGTACTGGTTTTTTCACAACTATCGAAACTGCAAATGCTCACATTACAGGAGGTGCTAAAAAAGTAATCATTTCTGCTCCATCAGCAGATGCTCCAATGTTTGTAATGGGAGTAAACCATGAAACTGCAAAAGCTACAGATACAGTAGTTTCTAATGCATCATGTACTACAAACTGTTTAGCTCCTTTAGCTAAAGTTATTCATGATAACTTTGAAATCGTAGAAGCTTTAATGACAACTGTTCACGCGACAACTTCAACTCAAATGACAACTGACGGTCCTTCTAGAAAAGACTGGAGAGGTGGTCGTGCAGCAAACTTAAATATTATTCCTTCATCAACTGGTGCAGCTAAAGCTGTTGGAAAAGTTATTCCATCATTGAACGGAAAATTAACAGGTATGTCAATGCGTGTTCCTACTGCTGACGTTTCTGTTGTAGATTTAACTGTAAAAGTTGCTAAAGAAACTTCTTATGAAGAGATTATGGCAGTTTTGAAAAAAGCTTCAGAAACTACAATGAAAGGTATCTTAGGATATACTGAAGATTTAGTTGTTTCTCAAGATTTTATTTCTGATCCTAGAACTTCTATTGTAGATGCTCATGCAGGAATTGGATTAAATTCTACTTTCTTTAAACTAGTATCTTGGTATGATAATGAGTATGGATACTCTAGTAAATTAATTGATTTATCTGTGCATATCGCAGGTCTTAAATAA
- a CDS encoding 16S rRNA (uracil(1498)-N(3))-methyltransferase — MQLFYNPNINETTQEFSFDKEESKHIIKVLRKKDSDILHVTNGLGYLFETEITLASDNKCTVKIISFEKASEPKYRLHLAVAPTKMNDRYEWFLEKATEIGIHEITPIICDRSERKVINIDRFEKIILSAMKQSNELYLPKLNEAISFKEFIKRKNEGLQLIAHCEETDKKSLKSILKPNENITLLIGPEGDFSEKEIALALENNFQPVSLGNTRLRTETAALVACHSVAFFNETI; from the coding sequence ATGCAATTATTCTACAATCCAAATATTAACGAAACAACTCAAGAATTTTCTTTTGACAAAGAAGAAAGTAAACACATTATAAAAGTATTACGAAAAAAAGATTCTGATATATTACATGTAACAAATGGATTGGGCTATTTATTTGAAACCGAAATTACTTTGGCTTCTGATAATAAATGTACTGTAAAAATAATTTCGTTTGAAAAAGCTTCTGAACCTAAATATCGTCTGCATCTTGCGGTTGCTCCAACCAAAATGAATGATCGATACGAATGGTTTCTGGAAAAAGCTACTGAAATAGGAATTCATGAAATCACTCCAATAATTTGCGATAGATCTGAGCGTAAAGTAATTAATATCGACCGTTTTGAAAAAATTATTTTATCTGCAATGAAACAATCCAATGAATTGTATCTTCCTAAACTTAATGAAGCTATTTCGTTTAAAGAATTTATAAAACGTAAAAATGAAGGACTGCAGTTAATTGCACATTGTGAAGAAACCGATAAAAAATCACTAAAATCAATTTTAAAACCAAATGAGAATATCACATTACTTATTGGTCCTGAAGGAGATTTTTCAGAAAAAGAAATCGCTTTAGCACTCGAAAACAACTTTCAGCCTGTTTCATTAGGTAATACAAGATTACGCACTGAAACTGCAGCACTAGTTGCTT
- a CDS encoding translocation/assembly module TamB domain-containing protein, with translation MLVLGIALSLPVVQTKIANYITDTLNSDFGTHISVDKVSVSVFGGVKLRKVLIMDHHKDTLIYSDLIKTNILGVKRVLDGDLIFGEIRLTGLLFNLKTYKNEKKTNLDVFIHSFETGKPTPPNAKKFLLTAKDAYITNGHFILTDENRLVPKDVDFTKLNAHISDFKLHGPDVSTRIHKLSFLDHRGLYVANLTSRFSYTKKQMKLEKLSILTKYSKIYGAATLNYRIEDFAKFTDKVQFDVALDSANIGSNDIRYFYKELGKDQYFRVKSKIDGTLNDLNLKRLTLSDLHKSNIVGNINFKNLFGKNDQEFLMNGKFDRLSSSYDNLVVLLPNVLGKKLPKELQRIGKFTIDGKAKVSKTALDVDFYMTTDLGNGLVDLNMNEINFIDKASYAGNIVLENFNVGALLGRKDIGKTTLNIDVDGKGFTDKHLNTVIKGDVQKFNYNNYTYSNIVLNGNFKLPHYKGKLSVNDPNLNMTFDGLVDLSRRDSKYDFHINVENADLHKLKFVKDSVSVFKGDVVVQVAGNTIENLQGNISINDAVYQNPKSTYIFDQVNISSNFDADKIRTITINSTDVVNGQIVGKFKFNQLESLVTNSVGSLYANYKPLKVSKGQFLRFDFIVYNKIIEIFYPNIELATNTIVRGKIDADKQEFKLKFNSPQIKAKQNTFDNIRVSVDNKNPLYNAYVELDSIKTKYYKVRDFSLINVTMNDTLFVRSEFKGGSKGEDFFNFNLYHTIDKNKNNIVGINKSELRFKNSMWYLNEKDEPDNQIIFDKKFKNFDIDNIILSHQNQQIELVGQIKDGDYKDLKLSFKDVDLNKITPTNEKFVLNGDINGEINFKQKKNAYQPTASIQINKLNVNKTDLGALNFNIAGDENLRKFTINSSVENDKSELFKLFGTFEIINKETILDLQLKFDSFNLAAINTLGGDVLSNIRGYVSGNAAIIGNLKRPDVNGRLYLDKAGMTIPYLNIDYQLNDKTIVDVTDEKFLLRNNTITDTKYGTKGILNGVVEHDNFTDWKLDLDISSKRLLALDTKDSEDAAYFGTAFINGKATIKGPTSSLFIKVDAKSEKGTSVKIPINDAQTMSDNNFIHFVTAKEKYNLANGIVETTRNYNGLELEFDFDITPDAEVEVILDRNSGHGMKGKGFGSLLFKINTLGKFNMWGDFQAYEGTYNFKYGGLIDKKFIVKKGGSISWEGNPMKAQLNLEAVYKTSANPAVLLENSSFSKKVPVEVVIGIRGDLTSPEPDFNIDFPTVSNVLKSEIQYKLVDKDVRQTQALYLLSSGGFLSPEGVSQSDFSSSLFETASNLLGGIIHSDSDKIDIGFTYTSADRRLGQEADGQFAATISSQINERITINGKVGVPVGGINESAIVGDVEVQYRVNEDGSMNLRLFNRENDINYIGQGIGYTQGMGVSYEVDFDTFKELVNKIFKNHKLERAIKGSNSNDDFQDSSIDPAYLDFSKSKKTNKKEKEKVKPNTQGLIPEED, from the coding sequence TTGTTAGTATTGGGTATCGCATTGTCTTTGCCTGTGGTTCAGACCAAAATTGCAAATTATATTACAGACACATTAAACTCAGATTTTGGTACACATATATCTGTTGATAAAGTTTCTGTAAGTGTTTTTGGTGGAGTAAAACTCAGGAAAGTTTTAATAATGGATCACCATAAAGATACTTTAATCTATTCTGATTTAATTAAAACAAATATTTTAGGAGTTAAAAGAGTTCTTGATGGCGATTTAATTTTCGGCGAAATTCGTTTGACCGGTTTGCTATTTAATTTGAAAACCTATAAAAACGAAAAGAAAACCAACCTTGATGTCTTCATTCATTCGTTTGAAACGGGAAAACCAACACCTCCTAACGCAAAAAAATTCTTGCTTACCGCAAAAGATGCCTACATTACTAATGGGCATTTTATTTTAACAGATGAAAATCGTCTAGTTCCAAAAGATGTCGATTTTACAAAGTTAAATGCACATATAAGTGATTTTAAACTTCATGGACCTGATGTGAGTACAAGGATTCATAAACTATCATTTTTAGATCATAGAGGCTTGTATGTTGCTAATTTAACATCACGATTTAGTTATACTAAGAAACAAATGAAGCTTGAAAAGCTTTCTATTTTAACTAAATATTCTAAAATATATGGTGCAGCTACACTAAACTATCGCATAGAGGATTTTGCTAAATTTACTGATAAAGTTCAATTTGATGTTGCCTTAGATTCAGCTAATATAGGTTCAAATGACATTCGTTATTTTTATAAAGAGTTAGGTAAAGATCAGTATTTCCGTGTCAAATCAAAAATAGATGGAACTTTAAATGATTTGAATCTGAAACGACTTACATTATCGGATCTGCATAAATCTAATATTGTTGGAAACATTAATTTTAAAAACCTTTTTGGAAAAAATGACCAAGAGTTTCTAATGAACGGAAAATTCGACAGACTCTCTTCTAGTTATGATAATCTGGTTGTTTTATTACCAAATGTATTAGGGAAAAAATTACCTAAAGAGTTGCAACGAATTGGTAAATTTACAATTGATGGTAAAGCAAAAGTATCTAAAACAGCATTAGATGTTGATTTTTATATGACAACCGATTTAGGAAACGGTCTTGTTGATCTAAATATGAATGAAATCAACTTTATTGATAAAGCGTCATATGCAGGAAATATTGTTTTAGAAAATTTTAATGTAGGCGCTTTACTTGGTAGAAAAGATATAGGAAAAACAACACTTAATATTGATGTTGATGGAAAAGGATTTACCGATAAGCACTTAAATACTGTAATTAAAGGAGATGTTCAGAAGTTTAATTATAATAATTATACATATAGTAATATTGTATTAAATGGTAATTTTAAATTACCACATTATAAAGGGAAACTTTCTGTAAATGATCCAAACTTGAATATGACTTTTGATGGTTTGGTTGATTTAAGCAGAAGAGATAGTAAATATGATTTTCATATTAATGTTGAAAATGCTGATTTACATAAGCTGAAATTTGTCAAAGATTCTGTATCCGTTTTTAAAGGAGATGTTGTGGTTCAGGTTGCTGGAAATACAATCGAAAATCTTCAAGGAAACATTAGTATTAACGATGCGGTTTATCAAAATCCAAAATCGACTTATATTTTTGATCAAGTCAATATTAGTTCAAATTTTGATGCCGATAAAATACGCACGATTACTATAAATTCGACTGATGTTGTTAATGGCCAAATTGTAGGTAAATTTAAATTTAATCAATTAGAAAGTTTAGTAACAAACTCTGTGGGTAGTTTATATGCTAATTATAAACCATTGAAGGTGAGTAAAGGGCAGTTTTTACGCTTTGATTTTATTGTTTATAATAAAATAATCGAAATATTCTATCCAAATATAGAACTTGCTACTAATACGATTGTTAGAGGTAAAATTGATGCCGATAAGCAAGAGTTTAAGCTTAAGTTTAATTCACCTCAGATAAAAGCGAAACAGAATACTTTTGATAACATAAGAGTTTCAGTTGATAATAAAAATCCTTTATATAATGCCTATGTAGAACTTGATAGTATTAAAACTAAGTACTATAAAGTGCGTGATTTTAGTTTGATTAATGTCACTATGAACGATACTTTGTTTGTAAGATCAGAGTTTAAAGGAGGTTCAAAAGGAGAAGATTTTTTCAACTTTAATTTATATCATACTATTGATAAGAACAAAAATAACATTGTCGGAATAAATAAATCTGAGTTGAGATTCAAGAACTCTATGTGGTATTTGAATGAAAAAGACGAACCAGACAATCAAATAATTTTCGATAAGAAATTTAAAAACTTTGATATCGATAATATTATTTTATCTCACCAAAATCAGCAAATAGAGCTGGTTGGACAAATAAAAGATGGAGATTATAAAGACTTGAAATTAAGTTTTAAAGATGTTGATCTTAATAAAATCACGCCAACTAATGAAAAATTTGTTTTGAATGGTGATATTAATGGAGAGATTAATTTTAAGCAAAAAAAGAATGCTTATCAACCAACTGCTTCAATTCAAATAAATAAATTGAATGTGAATAAGACTGATTTAGGTGCTTTGAATTTTAATATTGCCGGAGATGAAAACCTAAGGAAGTTTACAATAAATTCATCGGTAGAAAATGATAAATCGGAGTTATTCAAGTTATTTGGAACCTTCGAGATTATTAATAAAGAAACAATACTTGATTTACAATTAAAATTTGATTCATTCAATTTAGCTGCAATTAATACTTTGGGAGGCGATGTGCTGTCTAATATTAGAGGTTATGTTTCTGGAAACGCTGCGATAATTGGTAATTTAAAAAGGCCAGATGTAAACGGACGTTTGTATTTGGATAAAGCAGGAATGACAATTCCTTATTTGAATATTGATTATCAATTAAATGATAAAACTATTGTTGATGTAACTGATGAAAAGTTTTTGTTAAGAAATAATACAATTACGGATACTAAATACGGCACTAAAGGGATTTTAAATGGAGTTGTAGAACACGATAATTTTACCGATTGGAAACTCGATTTGGATATTAGTTCGAAAAGATTACTTGCATTAGATACAAAAGATAGTGAAGATGCTGCTTATTTTGGTACGGCATTCATTAATGGTAAAGCTACGATTAAAGGGCCAACTTCGTCTTTGTTTATTAAAGTTGATGCAAAATCAGAGAAAGGAACATCAGTAAAAATTCCAATCAATGATGCGCAAACAATGAGTGATAATAATTTCATCCATTTTGTTACTGCAAAAGAAAAATACAATTTAGCAAATGGAATTGTTGAAACTACAAGAAATTATAATGGTCTTGAGTTAGAGTTTGATTTTGATATTACACCAGATGCTGAAGTTGAAGTAATCTTAGATAGAAATTCTGGACACGGAATGAAAGGTAAGGGATTTGGGTCGTTATTATTTAAAATAAATACGTTAGGTAAGTTCAATATGTGGGGGGATTTCCAGGCATATGAAGGGACGTATAATTTTAAATACGGAGGATTAATCGATAAGAAGTTTATTGTAAAAAAAGGAGGCTCGATTTCGTGGGAAGGTAATCCGATGAAGGCACAGTTAAATCTTGAAGCAGTTTATAAAACATCTGCAAACCCTGCGGTATTACTTGAGAATTCTTCTTTTAGTAAAAAAGTACCCGTAGAGGTGGTGATAGGTATTCGTGGGGATTTAACAAGTCCTGAGCCCGATTTTAATATCGATTTCCCAACAGTTAGTAATGTATTAAAATCGGAAATTCAATATAAGTTAGTAGATAAAGACGTTCGACAAACACAAGCACTTTATCTATTGTCTTCTGGAGGATTCTTGAGTCCTGAAGGAGTGAGTCAATCTGATTTTTCTAGTAGTTTGTTTGAAACTGCTAGTAATTTATTAGGAGGAATAATCCATTCTGATAGCGATAAGATTGATATCGGTTTTACATATACTTCTGCAGATAGAAGACTTGGTCAGGAAGCAGATGGTCAATTTGCGGCGACGATTTCGTCACAAATTAATGAAAGAATTACCATAAACGGAAAAGTAGGAGTACCAGTAGGTGGAATTAATGAATCTGCGATTGTAGGTGATGTTGAAGTGCAGTATAGAGTTAATGAAGACGGAAGCATGAATTTGCGTTTGTTTAATAGAGAAAACGATATTAATTATATAGGACAAGGAATTGGTTACACCCAAGGTATGGGAGTCTCATACGAAGTCGATTTTGATACTTTTAAAGAATTGGTAAACAAGATATTTAAGAATCATAAATTAGAACGTGCCATTAAAGGATCGAATTCAAATGATGATTTTCAGGATTCGTCTATAGATCCAGCTTATCTTGATTTCTCAAAGTCAAAGAAAACTAATAAAAAAGAAAAAGAAAAGGTAAAACCAAATACCCAAGGATTAATTCCTGAAGAAGATTAG